One Streptomyces sp. NBC_01237 genomic region harbors:
- a CDS encoding VIT1/CCC1 transporter family protein, with protein MAIIENEAVLHEAHRDNHTHRDVNGGWLRPAVFGAMDGLVSNLALMTGVAGGAVSHQTLVITGLAGLTAGAFSMAAGEYTSVASQRELVEAELDVERRELRKHPLDEMAELAALYESRGVDPALAAEVARQLSRDPEQALEIHAREELGIDPGDLPSPLVAAVSSFGAFALGALLPVLPYLLGASAMWPAVLLALIGLFACGAVVARVTARSWWFSGLRQLALGGAAAAVTYGLGTLFGVAVGG; from the coding sequence GTGGCCATCATCGAGAACGAAGCCGTACTGCACGAGGCGCACCGGGACAATCACACCCACCGCGACGTCAACGGCGGCTGGCTGCGCCCCGCCGTCTTCGGTGCCATGGACGGCCTGGTCTCCAACCTCGCGCTGATGACCGGAGTCGCGGGCGGCGCCGTCTCCCACCAGACCCTCGTGATCACCGGTCTGGCGGGTCTGACCGCGGGCGCGTTCTCCATGGCGGCCGGTGAATACACCTCCGTCGCCTCGCAGCGTGAGCTCGTCGAGGCCGAACTCGACGTCGAGCGGCGGGAGTTGCGTAAGCACCCGCTGGACGAGATGGCGGAGCTCGCCGCGCTCTACGAGTCCCGCGGCGTCGATCCCGCGCTGGCCGCCGAGGTCGCCCGCCAGCTGTCCCGCGACCCCGAGCAGGCGCTGGAGATCCATGCCCGCGAGGAGCTCGGCATCGACCCGGGTGACCTGCCCTCGCCGCTCGTGGCCGCCGTCTCCTCGTTCGGCGCCTTCGCGCTGGGCGCCCTGCTGCCCGTCCTGCCGTACCTGCTCGGCGCGAGCGCGATGTGGCCCGCCGTGCTGCTCGCCCTGATCGGTCTCTTCGCCTGCGGCGCGGTGGTGGCCAGGGTGACGGCCCGCAGCTGGTGGTTCAGCGGGCTGCGCCAGCTCGCGCTGGGCGGGGCCGCGGCCGCGGTCACCTACGGTCTCGGCACGCTGTTCGGTGTGGCCGTCGGCGGCTGA